CTGATGTGCTTCTGCCTCACACGAATGGCCTCCTTACCCTGGTCCAACTCTGCAACGGCGCGCTTAACAGTTGTCTTGGTCGCTTCGTCCGGGGTAGGGATGCGATCCAAGTGTCGCTTGGCGGCGTTGATTCGGTCGTCCACCGTTTCATTAAAAGTGAACTGGGCCTCATTTCCCTTCTTCTTAAACTGGTATGGCCTTTTGCCCAGCTTCGTCATCACCTCCTGGGAGCAACTGGCTTGATTGGCGGCGACTTCCTCTTGGAGCTGATTAAGCTGGGACGAGAACTTCGCTTCCAGATTAGCGCTCGATGATTCGATGCGGTCCAGCAGCTTCTTAAATTGATCGTCGTCCATAGTTGCAGCGAGTAACAAGGTAGCCCACTTGTACTAACACGTGGCGTAGAGTGAACACTAACCCACAGACCTCACTTATAAACCATATCATCACGTGAGAAGGCTCACGTGACCCATAGTATTCatgcgggagcttattttctgtctaattcattgcattcaaccgacagaaaatacacgTGTTACCTTAGTAACCAGGTAAACCTAGCATATGTCTGATACACCAGGCTGCTTAGTAATGAATTCAGTGTGGTCTCACTGAGTTAAAACAAATGTACAGATTTAGTATCCATGCACATAAACACAATTAATCAGTGTATGGTACACATGACACTTCACAATGACTTGACCTTCTTTCCATTCCCTATTCCATCTTCACCCTTTATGGCATATGTCAATCTGACATCATTTAGAATAGCATTTGCTTCTTTTCCACTTGACTTCATTGGTGGTATACACACCTTGGGTGTGCAGCACTTTCCCTAGTAGACTAAAGCACACTTGAACTGGAACAAAAACTCTAACTGGTAGAAACTGACGTTTAGTGAGCTCTACTGTGGCACAAGACTTTGAGACCATTTTGAAAAGCCCTAAAAATTTTTAACTGCCTGTCACCTTGTGTATCATGTGCATCTACTTAAGGTGTGAAAGGGACTTTCCCCCTaaatgcatcatgtgatgtCAATCAATTGGATTGGGCCTTTGTCGTAGTTTCAACAATGTGGTATGTGTGCTATAGACTGTCACAGGATTGTTTGTATCCTGCCATGAATCTAGTGTAGCGTAACTAGCTTTGagctagctacttgtgatggttgggcaaggaactgtgatggttgggcaaggaactgtgatggttgggcaaatgcccgctcATGTCCACCCTTGGCTACACCTATggtgtgaaatgaaatgaattAATGCTATGGAAGTATAGTAATGTATCATAGTCTCGTGCAGCAGCCTATCTTCTTTCACGAGCAACGCCCACTAATTAGGCATGTCTGATACTGTATGTGTTTTGTAGGCATGCGTAGATAGAActgtgctaatttattattaggTGTGTTGCAGTCTATGGGTATATGTGGAACCACACCAACTAATCTTACGAGTCATAGTATTGCAGCAGACTAGCTTCTTTTGtgaaccacacccacttatcaagaAAGTGTAATATTGCCTGTATTCATATGTGAAACTATGCTAATTTATCAGTAAGGTTAAAGTTTGTAGATATGCATGAGCCACATCCACTTGTAGGAAATGTATTTTGCTGTCTTTATGTGCCCACTTACTGATCATAAAACTTACCTGTATTGTCATCATTACACTTACTAAACTGCCTATTTACTTAGTACTCTAGCAGACTAGTAAAAATGTAGCTTTTGGTGCACACATTAGTTTTCAGGTCACGTGCACCTTTTACACCACCACTGATAATAATGTTGTAGCTATGAGTAGTGACATAATTCATGCTCGGTACATATGAACTACCCAAAAGTTGTACAGTGACACATTAAATTACACACTCAAAGTTTAGTTGTCACATGCATACAGGCATGTACACACATtcactatacatacatacatacacaacacacaaaacAAGGAAATAGCTGTGCATATATAGCACTAGTACTGGGACACCTCTACACCAGTTTGGTAATACAGGCAGAGCAGGCAAGTTCTACCAGAGCAGGATCTGCAGGAAGACTGTGTCATGTTTAGTGAGCCTGAAGTTTCACAACAACCCCAAGATTGCTAAGCAAATTTACTCCCCCAGTTCACTGCATGAAGTAAATTTTCCTGCATAGGTAAAGCAATTTCTTTAGAGCTGGTCAGCAAGTTTTCTAGAACTATATTTGTGTAC
The Dysidea avara chromosome 7, odDysAvar1.4, whole genome shotgun sequence genome window above contains:
- the LOC136261082 gene encoding uncharacterized protein — protein: MDDDQFKKLLDRIESSSANLEAKFSSQLNQLQEEVAANQASCSQEVMTKLGKRPYQFKKKGNEAQFTFNETVDDRINAAKRHLDRIPTPDEATKTTVKRAVAELDQGKEAIRVRQKHIRIADRSDWGIVEEYIADELASDSDDEKKLYKAHKERDAKKKKAATAFKRKPRQEGAMAGQTSSGGAGTKLSGNRTRLIGPCYNCAGWGHLAASCPKGKQHP